The nucleotide sequence TGTCGCATGTGGAGTTGTAACGATGATCTCTTTACTTTGAGGAAGCATCTGATGCACATCGAGCGCAATGTCTCCTGTGCCTGGTGGCAAGTCCAACAGCAAGAAATCTAATTCGCCCCAATCGACCTCCGCAAAGAAATTGCGTAGCATCTTGCCCAGCATCGGCCCACGCCAAACGATCGGAGCGTTATCCTCAACGAAGAAACCCATTGAAATTACCTTAACTCCGAACCGCTCCACTGGTTTTATTTTATCGCCAATCTGTTCTGGACGTTCCTCAATACCCATCATATCAGGAACACTGAATCCATATATATCGCTATCAATTAAGCCAACTCTTTTGCCCAATCGCGCTAAAGCTACTGCCAAATTGACAGTAACGGTTGATTTACCTACGCCACCCTTACCACTAGCAATTGCAATAAATTCAACACCGCTCTCGGGGTGCAGAATTGGCAACACTTCAAGTCCTGCCCCATGACCTTTAATAGGAGCAGCGCTCTTGGAGCTCGAATTCCCGTTCTCCATATGAGGCTGAAGTTTCGTAAGTGTCTCCGCCTTCTCATGCTCTGTCATTTCACGATGTCGGATATGTACTTTCAACACTTCAATTTGGGCTAACGCTTCATTCACTGCTTTATCAAGCGCGCTTAGTGTTTCTTGAGACATGCTCTCGGGCATGAGCACTAAGGTCAAAGATACAGAATCATCTCGTATAACAACATCGCGAACTAATCCCAATGTAGCAAAGTCTTGCTTCAAATTGGGCTCTTGCACCTGATGAAGTGCCTCAATTACTGTATCCTTTGAAATCACAACATATTACCTCCATCATCGACTGTAATCTAATCATTATAGCACAGGCTTCCCTGTTTCACCGGAGCTGTAACGTAATATTCCACGATAGACAGCTGCCGCGACCTTGCGCTGATAATCTTGATTGGCCAATAACGAGGCCTCGTCTGGGTGTGATAGAAACCCAACTTCTACAAGCGCAGCAGGTCTTTCTAAATTTTTCAATAAATACAAGGTGTCAATCCTCTTGGCTACTCGACTTGTATTCCCTAACATCTCTCGTAATTCCGCTTGAATGACTGTAGCGAGACGTTCGTTGTCAGGACTTACATTAGAGTAAAAGGTTTGAGCGCCCGACCAACGCGCAGAGGGAACGCTATTCATATGAACGCTGATCGTCAAGTCTACCTTTGTTTGATTAATCGTTTGTACTCTCGTTTTTAGATCCTGACTTTTACGACGTGCATATTGCCGTGAATCCCCTGATGCAAGATCATAATCACCTTCCCGGGTCATAATGACAATGGCACCGGACTGTTGCAAATAATCTCTCAGATAGAGTGCAATCGCTAAATTCAAATCCTTTTCAATTACCCCATCCTTACTAACTGCTCCACCATCTGCGCCTCCATGCCCGGCATCAATAGCAATCGTCTTGCCGGTAAGTGGTAATGACCAGTGCGTCCAAACACGCGTCACCGGAAGCTCGACGATAAAGACCGTGATTGCTAGTAGCATTAATCCAATGACTGTACC is from Candidatus Cohnella colombiensis and encodes:
- a CDS encoding P-loop NTPase, which produces MISKDTVIEALHQVQEPNLKQDFATLGLVRDVVIRDDSVSLTLVLMPESMSQETLSALDKAVNEALAQIEVLKVHIRHREMTEHEKAETLTKLQPHMENGNSSSKSAAPIKGHGAGLEVLPILHPESGVEFIAIASGKGGVGKSTVTVNLAVALARLGKRVGLIDSDIYGFSVPDMMGIEERPEQIGDKIKPVERFGVKVISMGFFVEDNAPIVWRGPMLGKMLRNFFAEVDWGELDFLLLDLPPGTGDIALDVHQMLPQSKEIIVTTPHATAAFVAARAGAMALRTNHEIIGVVENMSYYEHKPSGDRDYIFGRGGGGMLADTLHTDLLAQFALGAPDNHPSEPDYSPSVYKADSVTGEQYLELGKAVIERCSK
- the cwlD gene encoding N-acetylmuramoyl-L-alanine amidase CwlD; protein product: MTKRGLYRMGTVIGLMLLAITVFIVELPVTRVWTHWSLPLTGKTIAIDAGHGGADGGAVSKDGVIEKDLNLAIALYLRDYLQQSGAIVIMTREGDYDLASGDSRQYARRKSQDLKTRVQTINQTKVDLTISVHMNSVPSARWSGAQTFYSNVSPDNERLATVIQAELREMLGNTSRVAKRIDTLYLLKNLERPAALVEVGFLSHPDEASLLANQDYQRKVAAAVYRGILRYSSGETGKPVL